The Methylomusa anaerophila genome has a segment encoding these proteins:
- a CDS encoding Asp23/Gls24 family envelope stress response protein → MDVIALVGPSGTGKSHRALIVAHEHNIDTIIDDGLLIKGSKIIAGYSAKKEPSKIQAVKRAIFMHQDHAEEVRKAIAEVKPERILILGTSNNMVQKIVDVLNLPKISKVIRIEDIATRTEIAKARESRVKEGKHIIPVPTIELKPHFSGYLIDPLEIFFKKPQNKRRKLGEKSIVRPTFSYYGKLLISDAAIAAIVDHVATGDLLITKTNQITIKNSHEREKGISISLDVTIKYGQSIWNVVHDAQHRIKDMVEYMTGMIVREVNIAVKRLSIDNT, encoded by the coding sequence ATGGACGTCATCGCCTTGGTAGGACCTAGTGGTACCGGTAAAAGCCACCGTGCCCTTATTGTAGCCCATGAACATAATATAGATACAATCATTGACGACGGTTTGTTAATAAAAGGCAGCAAAATTATTGCCGGTTATTCCGCTAAAAAGGAACCCAGCAAGATACAGGCTGTAAAACGTGCCATATTTATGCATCAGGATCATGCTGAAGAAGTGCGAAAAGCAATTGCAGAAGTAAAGCCTGAGCGAATTTTAATTCTCGGCACTTCAAACAATATGGTACAAAAAATAGTAGACGTACTCAATTTACCTAAAATTAGTAAGGTTATTAGAATCGAAGATATTGCCACCAGAACCGAAATTGCAAAGGCCAGAGAAAGCAGGGTAAAAGAAGGAAAACATATAATTCCTGTGCCGACAATAGAACTAAAACCGCATTTTTCCGGTTATTTAATCGATCCTTTGGAAATTTTTTTTAAAAAACCTCAAAACAAACGGCGAAAACTGGGTGAAAAATCTATTGTGCGACCCACATTCAGCTATTATGGCAAGTTACTCATCTCAGATGCGGCAATCGCGGCTATTGTTGATCATGTGGCTACCGGCGACCTGTTAATTACTAAAACCAACCAAATAACAATCAAAAATTCTCATGAACGAGAAAAAGGGATTTCCATATCTTTGGATGTAACCATCAAGTATGGGCAATCTATCTGGAATGTAGTTCACGATGCCCAGCATCGAATTAAAGATATGGTCGAATATATGACCGGAATGATAGTCAGAGAAGTTAACATTGCTGTCAAGAGGTTAAGTATCGATAATACCTAG
- a CDS encoding PHP domain-containing protein, protein MNTADLHIHTTFSDGRLNPLEIVDQAKAAGLRYIAITDHDTVDGYIMLRSAGYLANCDDNITIIPGIEFSTDMFYSEVHILGYFIDVDNNELRAQLSAIAEDRVLRMQRMISKLVKLGFHIEYERVMEIAGQATSLGRPHIAQALVEKKYFSDISAVFEALLRKNGPAYVPHYKLLPKTVIDLIHHAGGIAILAHPGLIGDDQIIFDIINAGIDGLEVYHPKHDNKMLQKYLVLAERYQLKITGGSDFHAITGRFPERLGVFTIPGNLVNSLKTESI, encoded by the coding sequence ATGAATACCGCTGATCTCCATATTCATACTACTTTCTCAGATGGAAGACTTAACCCTTTGGAAATTGTAGATCAAGCCAAAGCAGCAGGTTTGCGTTATATTGCAATTACCGACCACGACACTGTCGATGGATATATCATGTTACGCAGTGCCGGTTACCTTGCCAATTGCGATGATAATATTACAATAATTCCCGGCATTGAATTCAGCACAGACATGTTTTATAGTGAAGTCCATATACTGGGATACTTTATTGATGTTGATAACAATGAATTGCGGGCCCAATTATCTGCCATTGCTGAAGACCGGGTATTACGGATGCAAAGAATGATTAGTAAACTGGTAAAACTGGGATTTCATATAGAATATGAGCGGGTAATGGAGATTGCCGGACAAGCTACCTCGCTTGGGCGGCCGCATATTGCCCAAGCGCTTGTAGAAAAAAAATATTTCTCCGACATTTCAGCAGTATTTGAAGCTCTTCTACGCAAAAACGGCCCTGCCTATGTTCCGCATTATAAGCTTCTCCCCAAGACAGTTATTGACTTAATACATCATGCCGGCGGAATTGCGATACTTGCTCATCCGGGATTAATTGGGGACGACCAAATCATATTTGATATTATTAATGCGGGTATTGACGGGTTAGAGGTATATCACCCGAAACACGATAATAAGATGCTCCAAAAATATCTGGTATTGGCCGAAAGATATCAATTAAAAATAACTGGAGGTTCCGATTTTCACGCTATAACGGGCCGATTTCCAGAGCGCCTTGGGGTATTTACCATACCAGGAAATTTAGTAAATAGTTTGAAGACAGAATCTATTTAA